Proteins found in one Actinokineospora alba genomic segment:
- the mtnA gene encoding S-methyl-5-thioribose-1-phosphate isomerase → MTRSLAWEDAALVAVDQCALPHEYRLLHLRTVDEVIDAINRLAIRGAPAIGVAGALAVAISAAQHTRNGQCDELAVRADARRIADARPTAVNLTWAVRRVAERIPQGAGAVLDEALVILAEDERLNLAVSEHTADLVLRLCGHRPLRLVTHCNTGRLATVARGTALGAIGLLAEAGHVEEVLFGETRPLLQGARLTAWELAEANIPHRLCVDSALPAALAAGMADCVLVGADRVCANGDVANKIGTYSLALAAHQAGVPFIVAAPMSTVDETLADGSAIVIEQREPDEVTTLAGVTIAPAGTRVFNPAFDVTPAELVTAVVTENGTYRPVGARREVAS, encoded by the coding sequence ATGACACGTTCGCTGGCCTGGGAGGACGCCGCGCTGGTCGCGGTCGACCAGTGCGCACTTCCGCACGAGTACCGGCTTCTCCACCTGCGCACGGTGGATGAGGTGATCGACGCGATCAACCGGCTGGCGATCCGGGGTGCCCCCGCCATCGGGGTCGCGGGTGCGCTGGCCGTCGCGATCTCCGCGGCCCAGCACACCAGGAACGGGCAGTGCGACGAACTCGCGGTGCGCGCCGACGCCCGCCGCATCGCCGACGCCCGGCCGACCGCGGTGAACCTGACCTGGGCGGTGCGCCGGGTCGCCGAGCGCATCCCGCAGGGCGCGGGCGCCGTGCTCGACGAGGCGCTGGTGATCCTGGCCGAGGACGAGCGGCTCAACCTCGCCGTCTCCGAGCACACCGCCGATCTGGTGCTGCGCCTGTGCGGCCATCGCCCGCTGCGGCTGGTGACGCACTGCAACACCGGGCGGCTCGCCACCGTGGCACGGGGCACCGCCCTTGGTGCGATCGGGTTGCTGGCCGAGGCGGGCCACGTCGAGGAGGTGCTGTTCGGTGAGACCCGCCCGCTGCTGCAGGGCGCGAGGCTGACCGCGTGGGAGCTGGCCGAGGCGAACATCCCGCACCGGCTGTGCGTCGACTCGGCACTGCCCGCCGCGCTGGCCGCGGGCATGGCCGACTGCGTGCTCGTCGGCGCGGACCGGGTGTGCGCCAACGGAGACGTCGCGAACAAGATCGGGACGTACTCGCTCGCCCTGGCCGCGCACCAGGCGGGGGTGCCCTTCATCGTGGCCGCCCCGATGTCCACTGTGGACGAGACATTGGCCGACGGCAGCGCCATCGTGATCGAGCAGCGCGAGCCAGACGAGGTGACCACGCTGGCAGGCGTGACCATCGCCCCTGCGGGCACTCGGGTGTTCAATCCCGCGTTCGACGTCACTCCCGCCGAGTTGGTGACCGCCGTGGTCACCGAGAACGGCACGTACCGCCCGGTCGGCGCCCGCCGCGAGGTGGCGTCATGA
- a CDS encoding GNAT family N-acetyltransferase, giving the protein MTLAPDIRRHTVFDTDEWLDAWSKSTIEQQRVLHPGAPGRYLLESSPFWLGYEVEAGLPPTWDRPLLTVGSVYSVYGPTFLTPDPAAVADLVDDARAQAAELDTAGAMVFNLPDADARKWAAVREPDAVIRLDMSYYRVPGVGKDPVMGDTKQHPRSEWRRRWRRATEKGVKLVEEFAPTAADIDRVVELTNGSAVKHGWPALYDHATIAAVLTVPGARLIQAEWEGVVIGAFVAIEHDSLLYLWAGGTDHTVYHLVSPYPFMLYELLAQGVERGWQKLEFGRGNDDFKVRHGFDGVGLWSLWYAARPEQVALYRPRLDALHRSCVTAQGHPDQEPIL; this is encoded by the coding sequence ATGACCCTCGCCCCGGACATCCGCCGTCACACCGTCTTCGACACCGACGAATGGCTGGATGCGTGGAGCAAGTCGACCATCGAACAACAGCGGGTCCTGCACCCTGGCGCCCCGGGGCGCTATCTGCTGGAGTCCTCGCCGTTCTGGCTTGGCTATGAGGTCGAGGCCGGGTTACCGCCCACGTGGGATCGGCCGTTGCTCACCGTCGGCTCGGTCTACTCGGTGTACGGGCCGACGTTCCTCACGCCCGATCCCGCCGCGGTCGCCGACCTCGTCGACGACGCCCGGGCCCAGGCGGCCGAACTCGACACCGCGGGCGCCATGGTGTTCAACCTGCCCGACGCCGACGCCCGCAAGTGGGCCGCGGTGCGCGAACCGGACGCGGTGATCCGCCTGGACATGTCGTACTACCGGGTGCCCGGTGTCGGCAAGGACCCGGTGATGGGCGACACCAAGCAGCACCCGCGCAGCGAGTGGCGCAGGCGGTGGCGGCGGGCGACCGAGAAGGGCGTCAAGCTCGTCGAGGAGTTCGCGCCGACCGCCGCGGACATCGACCGCGTCGTGGAGCTGACCAACGGTTCCGCGGTCAAGCACGGCTGGCCCGCGCTCTACGACCACGCCACCATCGCCGCCGTGCTCACCGTGCCCGGGGCCCGGCTGATCCAGGCCGAGTGGGAGGGCGTCGTCATCGGCGCGTTCGTGGCCATCGAGCACGACAGCTTGCTGTACCTGTGGGCGGGCGGCACCGACCACACCGTCTACCACCTGGTCAGCCCGTACCCGTTCATGCTCTACGAGCTGTTGGCCCAGGGGGTCGAGCGCGGCTGGCAGAAGCTGGAGTTCGGCCGGGGCAACGACGACTTCAAGGTCCGCCACGGTTTCGACGGGGTCGGGCTGTGGTCGCTGTGGTACGCGGCCCGGCCGGAGCAGGTGGCCCTCTACCGGCCGCGGCTGGACGCCCTGCACCGTTCCTGCGTCACCGCGCAGGGTCACCCCGACCAGGAGCCGATCTTGTGA
- a CDS encoding MFS transporter, whose translation MTTGIRAKVAALLLSAAMMNVAYTVLIPLVPTLSERFHLSPFEIAAAFGGFALAKALAQPLGGILVDRVANPALLGFLGLGITAGSIAGLAFAGAGWQILAWRLAWGVAEGLTMPALYRLASALGSESEYGTSKVMGWFGAACAGGMVVGPLLVGALYPFLGFTGVFLTGAAVTAGGGVLLLSMRHSLNTLQESESDTGHDKAATGATMRLVAVLVGLFAVVDLVNNAVFAAMEPVLPLHLDQVTGDGVAFTSVIFSIGLAVFMVGTMASSRIVERKPLLVVAGLSFGVETVGLAVLGLTDGIVALCAGFLLFMAAQPVLYMVARQGVNLVPRHQLGRAFGAFGLVSDIGFIVGPLIGALVYGWTGSGVFLALAAVTAVTGVALFAARAMPDRLVAGIYQPAPVEPRDATPAP comes from the coding sequence GTGACGACGGGCATCCGCGCGAAGGTCGCCGCGCTGCTGCTGAGCGCGGCGATGATGAACGTCGCCTACACCGTGCTGATCCCGCTCGTCCCGACCCTCAGCGAGCGGTTCCACCTCTCGCCGTTCGAGATCGCGGCGGCGTTCGGCGGCTTCGCGCTCGCCAAGGCGCTCGCGCAGCCGCTGGGCGGCATCCTGGTCGACCGCGTGGCCAACCCGGCACTGCTGGGCTTCCTCGGTCTCGGGATCACCGCGGGCAGCATCGCGGGCCTCGCCTTCGCGGGCGCGGGCTGGCAGATCCTGGCCTGGCGGCTGGCCTGGGGCGTCGCCGAAGGCCTCACGATGCCCGCGCTCTACCGCCTGGCCAGCGCCCTCGGCAGCGAATCCGAGTACGGCACGTCCAAGGTCATGGGCTGGTTCGGCGCGGCGTGCGCGGGCGGCATGGTCGTCGGGCCGCTGCTCGTCGGCGCGCTGTACCCGTTCCTCGGCTTCACCGGCGTGTTCCTGACCGGTGCCGCGGTCACCGCCGGGGGCGGGGTGCTGCTGCTGAGCATGCGCCACTCGCTGAACACGCTGCAGGAGTCCGAAAGCGACACTGGGCACGACAAGGCGGCCACCGGCGCGACGATGCGACTGGTCGCGGTCCTGGTCGGTCTGTTCGCTGTGGTCGACCTGGTGAACAACGCGGTGTTCGCCGCGATGGAGCCGGTGCTCCCGCTGCACCTCGACCAGGTGACCGGCGACGGTGTCGCGTTCACCTCGGTGATCTTCAGCATCGGCCTGGCGGTGTTCATGGTGGGCACCATGGCGTCGTCGCGGATCGTCGAACGCAAGCCGCTCCTGGTGGTCGCGGGCTTGTCGTTCGGCGTGGAGACCGTCGGGCTGGCCGTTCTCGGTCTCACCGACGGAATTGTCGCGCTGTGCGCCGGGTTCCTGCTGTTCATGGCCGCCCAGCCGGTGCTGTACATGGTGGCGCGACAAGGGGTCAACCTGGTCCCGCGCCACCAGCTGGGTCGCGCGTTCGGCGCGTTCGGGCTGGTATCGGACATCGGCTTCATCGTCGGGCCGCTGATCGGGGCACTGGTCTACGGCTGGACCGGGTCCGGGGTGTTCCTCGCGCTGGCCGCGGTGACGGCGGTGACCGGTGTGGCGCTCTTCGCCGCCCGCGCCATGCCCGACCGGCTCGTGGCAGGCATCTACCAGCCCGCGCCGGTCGAACCGCGCGACGCCACACCCGCGCCCTGA